A window of the Pseudoliparis swirei isolate HS2019 ecotype Mariana Trench chromosome 13, NWPU_hadal_v1, whole genome shotgun sequence genome harbors these coding sequences:
- the LOC130203929 gene encoding leucine-rich repeat-containing protein 51-like, whose product MYGPKVDLSFNDITNASGALLVVPRNGQRPLKTNSQGKYLSRSLCLSNNSISNLAGLEHIWEHFLARPWNIGWLDLSFNQITSIDPVVCELHELRVLYLHGNGIWELSEVDKLRELQYLHNITLHGNAIAGNNKYRKHVISTLPQLKMMDFSSVTRDERVLANVCRDWSGRGKAEKPPATAGSS is encoded by the exons ATGTATGGCCCTAAAGTGGATCTATCATTTAACGATATCACCAATGCCTCAG GTGCACTGTTGGTGGTACCCCGAAATGGCCAGCggcctttaaaaacaaactctCAGGGGAAGTACCTGAGCCGCTCCTTGTGTCTCAGTAACAACAGCATTTCAAATCTTGCTGGCCTTGAGCACATTTGGGAACACTTTCTGGCTCGACCGTGGAACATTGGCTGGCTGGACCTGTCGTTCAACCAGATCACAAGCATAGACCCG GTTGTGTGCGAGCTGCATGAACTGCGTGTGTTGTACCTTCACGGAAACGGCATCTGGGAACTGTCAGAGGTTGACAAGCTGAGGGAGCTGCAGTATCTACACAACATCACGCTGCATGGAAACGCCATCGCAGGAAACAACAAATACAG gaagcATGTAATTTCCACCCTGCCTCAGTTGAAGATGATGGATTTCAGTTCTGTGACTCGCGACGAGCGAGTTTTAGCGAATGTTTGCCGAGACTGGAGCGGCCGTGGCAAAGCCGAGAAGCCTCCAGCGACCGCCGgcagttcatga